Proteins found in one Streptococcus anginosus subsp. whileyi MAS624 genomic segment:
- the recG gene encoding ATP-dependent DNA helicase RecG, whose amino-acid sequence MNLHQPLTVLPGVGPKSAKKFTRLGIENLQDLLLYFPFRYEDFKSKNVLELEDGEKAVISGLVVTPANVQYYGYKRNRLRFTIKQGEVVLAVNFFNQPYLVDKVEVGSTISIFGKWDKAKASLTGMKILAQVEDDLQPVYRVAQGISQASLVKVIKTAFDQGLELLLEENLPQILLERYQLVERSQAVRAMHFPKDLTEYKQALRRVKFEELFYFQMQLQVLKSESKNASQGLAIPWRDDLLEKKLTLLPFELTAAQKRSLDEILQDMQAPTHMNRLLQGDVGSGKTVVAGLAMYATYTAGFQSALMVPTEILAEQHFDSLSQLFPELRIILLTGGMKPTERRQALEAIEAGQVDMIVGTHALIQESVTYHQLGLVIIDEQHRFGVGQRRILREKGNNPDVLMMTATPIPRTLAITAFGDMDVSIIDQMPAGRKPIITRWVKHEQLEVVLDWLRKELQRGAQVYVISPLIEESEALDLKNAIALEEELKAYFGDKAQVALLHGKMKSEEKDTIMQDFKKGKIDILVSTTVIEVGVNVPNATVMLIMDADRFGLSQLHQLRGRVGRGDKQSYAVLVANPKTESGKKRMKIMTETTNGFVLAEEDLKMRGSGEIFGTRQSGIPEFQVADIVEDYPILEEARKVASQIVSTPDWRTNADWHIVALHLDKQDYLD is encoded by the coding sequence ATGAATTTACACCAACCTTTAACGGTTCTGCCGGGTGTAGGACCGAAATCTGCTAAAAAGTTTACTAGGCTGGGAATTGAAAACCTACAGGATTTACTACTCTATTTTCCATTTCGCTATGAAGATTTTAAAAGTAAGAATGTGTTAGAACTGGAAGATGGTGAAAAGGCGGTTATCTCAGGACTTGTCGTTACGCCAGCTAACGTGCAGTATTATGGCTATAAACGTAATCGTCTACGTTTTACTATAAAACAAGGCGAAGTGGTGCTTGCAGTCAATTTTTTTAACCAACCCTATCTGGTAGACAAAGTGGAGGTTGGTTCAACCATTTCTATTTTCGGGAAATGGGATAAAGCAAAAGCGAGTCTGACAGGTATGAAAATCTTAGCACAAGTGGAGGATGACTTACAGCCTGTCTATCGAGTGGCACAAGGGATTAGTCAAGCTAGTTTGGTGAAAGTCATTAAGACAGCTTTTGACCAAGGCTTAGAACTTCTGTTGGAAGAAAATCTGCCTCAAATTCTGCTGGAGCGCTATCAGTTAGTGGAACGCAGTCAGGCCGTACGAGCAATGCATTTTCCAAAAGACTTAACAGAATACAAACAAGCCTTGCGTCGGGTCAAGTTTGAAGAGCTTTTTTACTTTCAAATGCAGTTACAGGTCCTAAAGAGCGAAAGCAAGAATGCGAGTCAAGGGTTAGCTATTCCTTGGCGAGATGATTTATTAGAAAAAAAGCTGACACTGCTACCTTTTGAATTGACAGCTGCCCAGAAGCGGAGTCTTGATGAAATTCTACAAGATATGCAAGCACCAACCCACATGAACCGGCTTTTGCAAGGAGATGTCGGTAGTGGAAAGACGGTGGTTGCAGGTTTAGCCATGTATGCTACCTATACGGCTGGTTTTCAGTCTGCTCTTATGGTACCGACTGAAATTTTGGCAGAGCAGCATTTTGATAGCTTGAGCCAACTTTTTCCTGAACTACGGATAATTCTGTTGACAGGAGGAATGAAGCCGACAGAACGCAGACAAGCACTAGAAGCGATTGAGGCTGGTCAGGTAGATATGATTGTCGGTACTCATGCTTTGATTCAAGAAAGTGTGACATATCATCAGCTTGGTCTGGTGATTATTGATGAACAGCACCGCTTTGGAGTGGGACAGAGACGAATTTTGAGGGAAAAAGGAAATAATCCTGATGTGCTCATGATGACTGCAACGCCCATTCCTAGGACGCTTGCTATTACTGCTTTTGGTGATATGGATGTGTCAATTATTGACCAAATGCCAGCTGGGCGTAAGCCGATTATCACTCGTTGGGTCAAGCATGAGCAGCTGGAAGTAGTTCTGGATTGGTTGAGGAAAGAGCTGCAACGAGGTGCTCAGGTCTATGTCATCTCTCCTTTGATTGAGGAGTCGGAAGCTCTGGATCTGAAAAATGCTATTGCTTTGGAAGAGGAATTAAAGGCTTATTTCGGTGACAAAGCACAAGTAGCTCTGCTACATGGTAAAATGAAGAGCGAAGAAAAAGATACCATTATGCAGGATTTTAAGAAAGGAAAAATTGACATTCTGGTTTCCACGACTGTTATTGAAGTCGGTGTCAATGTCCCCAATGCTACGGTCATGCTAATCATGGATGCGGATCGATTTGGGCTCAGTCAGCTCCACCAGTTACGTGGTCGGGTAGGACGTGGAGACAAGCAATCTTATGCGGTTCTCGTGGCTAATCCTAAGACAGAATCCGGCAAGAAACGCATGAAAATCATGACGGAAACGACTAACGGTTTCGTCTTGGCTGAGGAAGATTTGAAAATGCGTGGCTCTGGTGAAATCTTCGGCACGCGTCAATCAGGGATTCCAGAGTTTCAAGTGGCGGATATTGTAGAGGATTATCCAATTTTAGAGGAGGCCAGAAAAGTCGCCAGTCAAATTGTGTCCACTCCTGATTGGCGAACGAATGCAGATTGGCATATTGTAGCGCTTCATTTGGACAAGCAGGACTACTTGGATTGA
- the alr gene encoding alanine racemase yields MKTSNHRPTKAIVDLAAIQFNIKQIAAHIPDNVEKWAVVKADAYGHGAVAVTQSIEPIVDGFCVSNIDEAVELREAGISKKILVLGVSTIQSVPLAIKYKITNTVASLEWIDLLLKSDIDLTGLVVHIKIDSGMGRIGFRNSQDAQEAIHRLEKAGAQVEGIFTHFATADEADTQKFEAQLARFKEILGQLETIPPIVHASNSATTLWHSETIMNAVRLGDVIYGLNPSGTVLELPYDIKPALSLVSELVHVKQLEVGADVGYGATYTSDSLQFIGTIPLGYADGWTRDMQGFNVLVDGNPCPIVGRVSMDQITVRLPQFYPIGTSVVLIGESGKEAISATDVAEKRETINYEVVCLISDRVPRVYKE; encoded by the coding sequence ATGAAAACGAGTAATCATCGGCCTACTAAGGCTATTGTTGATTTGGCTGCTATTCAATTTAATATTAAACAAATTGCAGCGCATATTCCAGACAATGTAGAAAAATGGGCTGTTGTCAAGGCAGACGCCTATGGTCACGGTGCAGTTGCTGTTACGCAATCTATTGAGCCAATTGTGGATGGCTTTTGTGTTTCCAATATTGATGAAGCAGTAGAGCTGAGAGAAGCTGGTATTTCAAAAAAAATTCTGGTTCTGGGAGTATCAACTATCCAGTCTGTTCCGTTGGCAATTAAATACAAGATTACTAATACGGTGGCTAGTTTAGAATGGATTGATTTGCTTTTGAAGTCAGACATAGACCTAACTGGACTGGTTGTTCATATAAAAATTGATTCTGGAATGGGGCGGATTGGTTTTCGAAATAGCCAAGACGCTCAAGAAGCGATTCATCGTTTGGAAAAGGCAGGTGCTCAGGTCGAAGGAATTTTCACCCATTTTGCGACAGCTGATGAAGCAGATACGCAAAAATTTGAGGCACAGTTAGCACGTTTTAAAGAAATTTTAGGGCAATTAGAAACTATTCCACCGATTGTTCACGCTAGTAATTCGGCAACGACTCTGTGGCATAGTGAGACGATTATGAATGCAGTCCGTTTGGGCGATGTCATTTATGGGCTTAATCCAAGTGGAACCGTTTTGGAGCTGCCTTATGACATCAAACCAGCTCTTTCATTGGTTTCAGAATTGGTTCATGTCAAGCAATTAGAAGTAGGGGCAGATGTAGGGTACGGAGCTACTTATACAAGTGATAGTCTACAGTTTATTGGAACGATTCCGCTGGGCTATGCTGATGGCTGGACGCGAGATATGCAAGGCTTTAATGTTTTAGTTGACGGGAATCCTTGTCCCATTGTTGGACGCGTATCTATGGATCAGATTACTGTTCGTTTACCTCAGTTTTATCCTATTGGAACGTCAGTTGTCCTTATCGGTGAAAGTGGTAAAGAAGCTATTTCTGCAACAGATGTGGCAGAAAAACGGGAAACCATCAATTACGAGGTGGTTTGTTTGATCAGCGACCGCGTCCCTAGAGTTTACAAAGAATGA
- a CDS encoding cysteine hydrolase family protein, with protein MTKALISIDYTVDFVADDGKLTAGAPAQAISEAIAQVTEAAFERGDYIFFAIDAHDEGDTFHPESKLFPPHNIKGTSGRNLYGPLADFYQEHKADSRVFWMDKRHYSAFSGTDLDIRLRERKVDTVILTGVLTDICVLHTAIDAYNLGYQIEVVESAVASLSEENHKFALNHLQNVLGSTIIDNNLKVKKQ; from the coding sequence ATGACAAAAGCATTGATTTCGATTGATTATACGGTGGATTTTGTGGCAGATGATGGCAAGTTGACAGCTGGAGCTCCAGCTCAGGCAATTTCTGAAGCTATTGCCCAAGTGACCGAGGCAGCTTTTGAGCGAGGAGATTATATCTTTTTTGCCATTGATGCCCATGACGAAGGAGATACTTTCCACCCGGAAAGTAAACTCTTTCCACCACATAACATCAAAGGCACTAGTGGACGTAACCTTTATGGACCGTTGGCGGATTTTTATCAGGAGCATAAAGCAGATTCTCGCGTCTTTTGGATGGATAAACGGCATTATTCAGCTTTTTCAGGAACAGATTTGGATATTCGTCTGCGAGAAAGAAAAGTTGACACGGTGATTTTGACTGGTGTTCTGACGGATATTTGCGTTCTCCACACAGCTATTGATGCCTATAATTTAGGGTATCAAATTGAGGTGGTAGAGTCTGCTGTAGCTTCTCTTTCGGAGGAAAATCATAAATTTGCACTAAACCACTTGCAAAATGTTTTAGGTTCGACTATAATAGATAACAATTTAAAAGTAAAAAAGCAGTAG
- a CDS encoding universal stress protein, with product MLQRYQNIMVAVDGSHEAELAFEKGVNVALRNNSRLTIAHVIDTRALQSVSTFDAEVYEELQEDAKKLMDQYAEKAKEAGVGNVVTVVEMGNPKTLLATDIPEEQKVDLIMVGATGLNAFERLLVGSSSEYILRHAKVDLLVVRDKEKTL from the coding sequence ATGCTACAAAGATATCAAAACATTATGGTCGCTGTTGACGGTTCTCACGAAGCTGAGCTTGCTTTTGAAAAGGGCGTAAATGTGGCGCTGAGAAATAATTCACGCCTAACGATTGCCCATGTAATTGATACACGTGCCTTGCAAAGCGTTTCTACATTTGATGCAGAAGTCTATGAAGAATTACAAGAAGACGCAAAAAAACTCATGGATCAATATGCTGAAAAAGCCAAAGAAGCTGGTGTGGGAAATGTTGTCACAGTTGTTGAAATGGGAAATCCGAAAACCCTTCTTGCAACAGATATTCCAGAAGAACAAAAAGTTGACCTCATCATGGTTGGTGCTACTGGGCTCAACGCCTTTGAACGGTTACTAGTTGGCTCTTCATCTGAATACATCTTGCGTCACGCAAAAGTTGACTTGCTTGTTGTTCGTGATAAGGAAAAAACATTATAA
- a CDS encoding Cof-type HAD-IIB family hydrolase, translated as MEIKAVFFDIDGTLVNDSRTVLKSTKQAIHSLKQQGILVGLATGRGPFFVQSFMEQLDLDFAVTYNGQYIFSKEKVISAKPIDKTSLRHLIQYARQHKIEISFGTKSGVIGSKIMSFGMSKFSQWTSRFVPKKMTHLVNKSFNNVVSKALPQRQDDLLKSIQEPIYQVLMLATPKETQAIEADFPDLKFTRSSPFAADIVNQGMSKLEGIKLVGKEYGFDINQVMAFGDSDNDVEMLAGVGMSIAMGNGTSRVKEVAKHTTSSNSQDGIHKALEHFGILASEKVFISSDHHFNKVKEFHGIMDECTQEEPILWTTEGARHRAGFKVEELVEFLRAASPSEEVFEQSVQSLHEAVDKAAEKVKKKSKAEMSLVGQVDALIDMLYFTYGSFVLMGVDPEYLFEIVHRANMGKLFPDGKAHFDPVTHKILKPDDWEKNYAPEPAIKKELERQIQAYQRNCEKNEE; from the coding sequence ATGGAAATCAAAGCAGTCTTTTTTGATATTGATGGGACGTTAGTAAATGATAGTCGGACGGTCTTGAAATCCACAAAACAAGCGATTCATAGTTTAAAACAGCAAGGTATTTTAGTTGGTTTAGCGACAGGAAGAGGTCCATTTTTTGTCCAATCTTTTATGGAGCAGTTGGATTTGGACTTTGCAGTAACCTATAATGGACAATATATTTTTTCAAAAGAGAAAGTCATTTCTGCCAAGCCAATTGATAAAACCAGTTTGCGTCACCTGATTCAGTATGCTCGCCAGCATAAAATAGAAATCTCGTTTGGAACAAAATCAGGAGTGATTGGCTCAAAAATCATGAGTTTTGGCATGAGCAAGTTTTCTCAATGGACCAGTCGTTTTGTTCCGAAAAAGATGACACACTTGGTCAATAAAAGTTTCAACAATGTGGTTAGCAAGGCACTTCCTCAACGGCAGGATGATTTATTGAAATCCATTCAAGAGCCGATTTATCAAGTACTGATGCTGGCAACACCAAAAGAAACACAAGCTATCGAAGCGGATTTTCCAGATTTAAAGTTTACTCGTAGCAGTCCTTTCGCAGCTGATATCGTCAATCAAGGAATGTCAAAGTTAGAAGGAATTAAGCTGGTCGGAAAAGAATACGGTTTTGACATCAATCAAGTCATGGCTTTTGGTGATTCTGATAATGATGTTGAGATGTTAGCGGGCGTTGGCATGTCTATTGCCATGGGAAATGGAACCAGTCGAGTGAAAGAAGTTGCAAAACACACAACCAGTAGCAATAGTCAGGATGGGATTCATAAAGCTTTGGAACACTTTGGCATTTTAGCGAGTGAAAAAGTCTTTATCAGTAGCGACCACCACTTTAATAAGGTCAAAGAATTTCATGGGATAATGGATGAATGCACGCAGGAAGAGCCCATCCTGTGGACAACAGAGGGTGCTCGTCATCGTGCAGGCTTCAAGGTAGAAGAATTAGTGGAATTTTTGCGGGCAGCTAGTCCTTCTGAAGAGGTCTTTGAACAGTCTGTTCAATCTTTGCACGAAGCTGTGGACAAAGCTGCTGAAAAAGTCAAAAAGAAGAGCAAAGCAGAGATGTCCTTAGTTGGGCAAGTAGATGCGTTGATTGATATGTTATATTTTACCTATGGCAGTTTTGTGTTAATGGGAGTGGATCCGGAATACTTGTTTGAGATTGTCCACCGAGCCAATATGGGTAAACTCTTCCCAGATGGCAAAGCGCACTTTGACCCAGTTACTCATAAAATTTTAAAACCAGATGATTGGGAAAAAAATTATGCACCGGAACCTGCTATCAAAAAAGAGCTTGAACGTCAAATTCAAGCCTATCAACGAAATTGTGAAAAAAATGAAGAATAA
- a CDS encoding pyridoxal phosphate-dependent aminotransferase, giving the protein MKEFNKSTKLEHVAYDIRGPVLEEAMRMRANGEKILRLNTGNPAEFGFTAPDEVIHDLIMNARDSEGYSDSKGIFSARKAIMQYCQLKNIPNVDIEDVYLGNGVSELIVMSMQGLLDNGDEVLVPMPDYPLWTAAVSLAGGNAVHYLCDEAADWYPDIDDIKSKITSNTKAIVVINPNNPTGALYPKAVLEELVEVARQNNLIIFADEIYDRLVMDGEKHTAIASLAPDLFCVSMNGLSKSHRIAGFRVGWMVLSGPKYHVKDYIEGLNMLSNMRLCSNVLSQHVVQTSLGGYQSVDELLLPGGRIYEQRNFIYKAINEIPGLSATKPKAGLYIFPKIDREMYRVDDDEQFVLDFLKQEKILLVHGRGFNWKDPDHFRIVYLPRVDELAQIQEKMTRFLKQYRR; this is encoded by the coding sequence ATGAAAGAATTTAATAAATCAACAAAATTAGAACATGTGGCTTATGATATTCGTGGTCCCGTCTTAGAAGAAGCTATGCGGATGCGTGCAAACGGTGAGAAAATCCTTCGGTTGAACACAGGAAACCCAGCTGAGTTTGGTTTTACAGCGCCAGATGAGGTGATTCATGACTTGATTATGAATGCGCGTGATAGTGAGGGATATTCTGACTCGAAAGGGATTTTTTCTGCTCGGAAAGCTATTATGCAATATTGTCAATTGAAAAATATTCCTAATGTTGATATTGAAGATGTTTACCTTGGAAATGGGGTTAGCGAGCTGATTGTCATGTCTATGCAAGGTTTGTTAGATAATGGCGATGAGGTATTGGTTCCGATGCCGGATTATCCACTCTGGACCGCAGCGGTCAGTTTAGCAGGAGGAAATGCAGTTCATTATCTTTGTGATGAAGCGGCAGATTGGTATCCAGATATTGATGACATCAAATCAAAAATTACCTCTAATACAAAGGCTATTGTCGTTATCAACCCAAACAATCCGACAGGAGCCTTGTATCCTAAGGCAGTGTTAGAAGAACTTGTTGAAGTTGCGCGGCAAAACAACTTGATTATTTTTGCGGATGAGATTTATGACCGTTTAGTGATGGATGGTGAGAAACATACGGCTATCGCAAGTTTGGCTCCTGACCTTTTTTGTGTCAGCATGAATGGCTTGTCTAAATCGCACCGTATCGCGGGTTTTCGTGTAGGGTGGATGGTGCTATCTGGACCAAAATATCATGTAAAAGATTATATTGAAGGGCTGAATATGCTATCCAATATGCGGTTGTGTTCAAATGTCTTATCTCAGCATGTGGTACAAACGTCACTCGGCGGTTATCAATCAGTCGATGAATTGTTGCTTCCTGGTGGTCGTATTTATGAGCAACGGAATTTTATTTACAAGGCTATCAATGAAATTCCGGGTTTGTCGGCAACCAAACCTAAAGCGGGGCTTTATATTTTTCCCAAAATTGATAGAGAAATGTATCGAGTAGATGACGATGAGCAATTCGTGCTGGATTTCTTAAAGCAAGAAAAGATTTTACTGGTGCATGGACGGGGCTTTAATTGGAAAGATCCTGATCATTTCCGGATTGTTTATCTGCCTCGTGTAGATGAGTTAGCACAAATCCAAGAGAAGATGACTCGTTTCTTAAAACAATATCGACGATGA
- the codY gene encoding GTP-sensing pleiotropic transcriptional regulator CodY, with translation MANLLAKTRKITSILRRSDERLQDELPYNAITQQLAEIMDCNACIVNSKGRLLGYFMRYKTNNDRVEAFYQTKIFPEEYVRTANLMYDTEANLPVNHDLSIFPIETKDEFPDGLTTISPIHVSGIRLGTLIVWRNDKEFDDDDLILVEIASTVVGIQLLNFQREEDEKNIRRRTAVTMAVNTLSYSELRAVSAILGELSGNEGQLTASVIADRIGITRSVIVNALRKLESAGIIESRSLGMKGTYLKVLIPDIFEEIKKRDY, from the coding sequence ATGGCAAACTTATTAGCAAAAACAAGAAAAATAACATCTATTTTGCGTCGTTCAGATGAGCGATTGCAGGATGAACTACCTTATAATGCAATTACCCAACAATTAGCTGAAATTATGGATTGCAATGCTTGTATTGTAAATAGCAAGGGTCGTCTTTTGGGGTATTTCATGCGCTACAAGACAAACAATGATCGTGTGGAAGCATTTTATCAAACGAAAATCTTCCCAGAAGAGTATGTTCGCACCGCAAATTTGATGTATGATACTGAGGCCAATCTTCCAGTCAATCATGATTTATCTATTTTTCCTATTGAGACAAAAGATGAATTTCCAGATGGCTTGACGACAATTTCACCAATTCATGTTTCTGGGATTCGTTTAGGGACATTGATTGTTTGGCGCAATGATAAAGAATTTGACGATGATGATTTGATCTTGGTTGAAATTGCAAGTACAGTGGTTGGTATTCAGCTACTCAACTTCCAACGAGAAGAAGATGAAAAAAATATTCGACGTCGAACAGCCGTAACTATGGCTGTAAATACTTTGTCTTATTCAGAACTACGAGCTGTTTCTGCTATTTTAGGTGAATTAAGTGGCAATGAAGGACAGCTAACAGCTTCAGTGATTGCAGATCGTATTGGCATTACGCGCTCAGTGATTGTCAATGCTCTACGTAAACTAGAAAGTGCAGGCATTATCGAAAGTCGTTCTCTAGGAATGAAAGGAACCTATCTTAAAGTTCTTATCCCCGATATCTTTGAAGAGATTAAAAAGCGAGATTACTGA
- the gatC gene encoding Asp-tRNA(Asn)/Glu-tRNA(Gln) amidotransferase subunit GatC, giving the protein MKITQEEVTHVAHLSKLAFSPEETAEFATTLSKIVDMVELLNEVDTTGVPFTSNVAENVNYMREDVAVAGWNREELFQNVPEKERGYIKVPAILDDGGDA; this is encoded by the coding sequence ATGAAAATTACTCAAGAGGAAGTAACGCATGTTGCCCACTTGTCAAAACTAGCTTTTTCACCTGAAGAAACGGCAGAATTTGCGACAACTTTGTCAAAAATTGTGGACATGGTGGAGTTGTTAAATGAAGTTGATACGACTGGTGTGCCTTTTACATCAAATGTTGCAGAAAATGTTAACTATATGCGTGAAGATGTAGCAGTTGCAGGTTGGAATCGAGAAGAACTTTTCCAAAATGTTCCTGAAAAGGAGCGAGGCTATATCAAAGTGCCTGCTATTCTAGATGACGGAGGAGATGCCTAA
- a CDS encoding asparaginase, which produces MTKRILVLHTGGTISMQADTTGKVITNEHNPMNHVAVPLEGIQVTALDVFNIPSPHITPQHMLQLYQKIKTDGKHFDGVVITHGTDTLEETAYFLDTMELPDIPVVLTGAMRSSNELGSDGVYNYLSALRVASDDKARGKGVLVVMNDEIHAAKYVTKTHTTNVSTFQTPTHGPLGLIMKQEILYFKTAEPRVRFHLDKISGLVPIIPAYAGMKTELLDMLDLEKINGLIVEAFGAGNLPQEVAQKLSQLANSGLPIALVSRCFNGIAEPVYAYEGGGVKLHESGIMFVKELNAPKARIKLLIALNAGLRGQALRNYIEG; this is translated from the coding sequence ATGACCAAAAGAATTTTAGTTTTACATACTGGCGGTACTATTTCCATGCAGGCGGACACTACTGGAAAAGTCATCACAAACGAACACAATCCCATGAACCATGTTGCAGTTCCTTTAGAAGGCATTCAAGTGACGGCTCTTGATGTTTTCAATATTCCTAGCCCTCACATAACACCACAGCACATGCTGCAATTGTATCAAAAAATCAAGACAGATGGGAAGCATTTTGACGGGGTTGTCATTACTCATGGAACGGACACTCTGGAAGAAACAGCTTATTTTTTGGATACCATGGAACTTCCAGATATTCCTGTCGTCTTAACTGGTGCTATGCGAAGCTCTAATGAACTGGGAAGTGACGGAGTCTACAATTACTTATCTGCACTTCGTGTAGCAAGTGATGACAAAGCACGCGGAAAAGGCGTTCTGGTGGTTATGAATGATGAAATCCATGCTGCCAAATACGTGACCAAAACGCATACAACCAATGTCAGCACTTTTCAAACGCCAACTCATGGACCACTCGGACTGATTATGAAGCAAGAAATCCTCTATTTCAAAACAGCTGAACCACGCGTTCGTTTTCATTTAGATAAAATTTCTGGGTTAGTACCGATTATCCCAGCCTATGCTGGAATGAAAACTGAACTGCTTGATATGCTAGACTTGGAAAAGATAAACGGTCTCATCGTTGAAGCCTTTGGTGCTGGAAATCTGCCACAAGAAGTTGCCCAAAAGCTCAGCCAACTTGCGAATTCTGGACTGCCAATTGCACTTGTATCTCGTTGCTTTAACGGCATTGCAGAGCCAGTTTACGCTTATGAAGGGGGCGGCGTGAAGTTACACGAATCAGGAATCATGTTTGTGAAAGAACTCAATGCTCCTAAAGCTCGTATCAAACTCTTGATTGCTCTGAATGCTGGGCTGCGAGGACAAGCCTTAAGAAACTATATTGAAGGTTAA
- the acpS gene encoding holo-ACP synthase: MIKGHGIDIEEISSIQKVYEKNARFAKKVLTAAEFDRFEKLTGKRKMEYLAGRWSAKEAFSKAWGTGIGCVTFQDLEILNDEKGAPIFSKSPFSGKVWVSLSHTDNVVTASVILEEHHENE; encoded by the coding sequence ATGATTAAAGGACATGGTATTGATATAGAGGAAATTTCTTCTATTCAAAAAGTTTATGAAAAAAATGCTCGCTTTGCTAAGAAAGTTTTGACAGCCGCAGAATTTGACCGATTTGAAAAACTGACTGGTAAGCGAAAAATGGAATATTTGGCGGGGCGTTGGTCTGCTAAAGAGGCTTTTTCTAAAGCGTGGGGGACTGGTATCGGCTGTGTCACTTTTCAGGATTTAGAAATTTTAAACGATGAAAAGGGAGCGCCTATTTTTAGCAAATCACCTTTTTCTGGCAAGGTCTGGGTGTCACTCAGCCACACAGATAATGTCGTCACAGCTAGTGTTATTTTGGAGGAACATCATGAAAACGAGTAA